The sequence ctaatttttttgctaaatagtaGTAGTGGGCTATTTTtgcccttttatatatatatatgaattgtCTATAGAAATTAATTTCAGGGGACATTAAAAAAGCACAAGACTACCGCTTAAGACTTGATGTCTGGATCTGATATGGATTAACTAACCGTGACTTCAATGGGAACGCGGGTGTCAACACGGTGCTGATAGTAGAGATCAATACAATCAATATTGAGGCGCTTCAAACTAGCCTCACAAGCTGTTCTCACATACGCTGGATCTCCATGGACTTCGCCATGGACTTTGCTAAATAGTGATAGTGGGCTATTTTCgcccttatatatatatgaattgtCGATAGAAATTAATTTCAGGGGACATTAAAAAAGCACAAGACTACCACTTAAGACTTGATATCTGAATCTGATATGGATTAACTAACCGTGACTTCAATGGGAACGCGGGTGTCAACACGGTGCTGATAGTAGAGATCAATACAATCAATACTGAGGCGCTTCAAACTGGCCTCACAAGCTGCTCTCACATACACTGGATCGCCACGGACTTCGCTCTTCCCATCCGCAAAGCTAACACCAAACTTTGTTGCCAATTCCACCTTCTCTCTTACCCCTCCCTTCAAAGCCTGTAGCAACCTCCCATGAGTATGACCCAATCCACGCAAAAAATGGAAACTAAAGAGTAAAGCTGCATATGCTTTGCTGCCTAGCTAGGAACACTACTGTACTACGTAcagcatattttttttaattaaggaaGCTTTAGTACCTTTCCAAGGAGGATTTCATTGGTGAAGGGGCCATAGATGTCGGAGGTGTCGAGGAAGGTGACACCAGTGTGGATGGCATGATGGATGAGAGAGATCATGTCTTCATCAGGCTTTGGAGGACCATAGAAGGCAGACATTCCCATGCACCCTAAACCTTGTGCAGACACCTCCAGTCCCTGTGAACCCAGCTTTATTCTCTCTACTCTTCCACCCATTATTaattctttgctttttttttcttcttcaacaatCAACTTCTTCTTGGCTGCCTTTTAGCCAAGAAGATAGAAATATCTATGCACATATATAGCATATCATTTGCTGGGGTAATTATCAAAATGCTGGCGTAAGGACATACGTTTTCTTTGGGTACTATTCCCCCACTAATCGAGTGGTTGAGttttaaagttgaaaaaaaaaaaatcaaccattaaatataaaaaaaatgaataaaagtaaaaaggaaaacgacaaaaaaaataaaggagattaaaaaaaggaaaaggacaaaaaaaactatagaaggaaattaaaaaaaatacagttgACACgtaataaaaaaagacaaaacctgtaaaaaaatgacaaaacggaaaagaaagcaagaaaaaaaaaagaaaaaaaaaaagtactataaaCAATACGTAGCACGTTAATTGGAGGGGAGTTTTTTGTCCAAACattactattttgttttttctctattttgaagagagaattttttagtgggctaaaaaagaaaacacttagattttattatttattttctttcctttccacCAAACCAAacttactcaaaaaaaatttactttctattttctctccaaagtttccCATCTATCTTATTTCACATCTAAACAAATACTTCCTAAAATAAATGCAAACATGGACTTGTTGTTGAGGTGAAAATGACTTATTAAATTAGTCATGAATATAcctttctaaaagaaaaaaaaaaatagtcacgagtatcattcctatgatatttatttatttatagactTTCAATTAATAGCTGTCACAtctgaataattaattatttcaaaaatatgatttaatttcaaaaatatgattttatctcattttttgaTGAAATAAATCTTTCAATAAGCATAACCACATAGGCATATGCACAATGGTTAACAGCAAAAGTAAAACAATAAGTAGGATACTctcagcccaaaaaaaaaaaaaaaaaaaagtaggataCAAAACTCATCAACACATCCACAATCTTTCAagctaaatttatttttactttttttaaaaaaataactacttAAATATATGCACTTTCCtatgtttaccaaaaaaatttcattttaatatttttccttgTATAGTCGATTGAAATAATGGAATTGTTCTAATTGAATAACTTTAtagcctttcttttctttattaggcttttgagtggagttataGTGTGTCTTTGTGTTAGAACCCATTTTCTTCTCCCTTGTATgtgtatttgtttctcaaaaaaaaaagtaatacttaaaaaaaaaaaaactttaattattttttaatgctaaaGTAGGCAATCCACTAAAATGATGCAATTGCTCACTAAAGTTTACCTTAGTTTCTAATTTGGGgtcaaaatggccaaataccatatttgGACAGAATATTTAAAAGTTTACTACTGTTTGAGAAATATTTAGTAATATACCACTattttaaaactcaagttcatgaaacttgagttttacaTAAAACTCAAGTTTCTGAAAATCAAGTTCCAAAAAAATGTGACATGGTGGCAGAGGCTAATCTGgtattttatagtttaaaagtccaggtggaactcgagtttaggaAGCTCGAGTTGCTtgtaatataaaaggaaaattacaCTAAACCAACTTGTGATTTGACCCGAAGtcactttgcctacctgtggtttgaaaaTTGTCACTTTATCCACTTGAAATAAGGTCCATTAGTCTCCTGTTACCCACCTTGGTTAAAAAGaggggtaaatttgtatttttgctaTCCTTTTATATCTATCttctctcaaaacataaaaacctaaaaaaatcaagagaaaaaagatttaaaagttaggttttataaaattgaaaaacaaacataatattG comes from Castanea sativa cultivar Marrone di Chiusa Pesio chromosome 3, ASM4071231v1 and encodes:
- the LOC142627015 gene encoding IN2-2 protein-like isoform X3; the encoded protein is MGGRVERIKLGSQGLEVSAQGLGCMGMSAFYGPPKPDEDMISLIHHAIHTGVTFLDTSDIYGPFTNEILLGKALKGGVREKVELATKFGVSFADGKSEVRGDPVYVRAACEASLKRLSIDCIDLYYQHRVDTRVPIEVTGENSPLSLFSKVHGEVHGDPAYVRTACEASLKRLNIDCIDLYYQHRVDTRVPIEVTIGELKKLVEEGKMKYIGLSEASASTIRRAHAVHPITAVQLEWSLWSRDVEEEIIPTCRELGIGIVAYSPLGRGFFSSGSKFLENLTDDDVRKWVMPNSKCSCLSSFRLEELIGELFFKCLEYGTSMSYVVSMKGTQCLNF